In a genomic window of Mycolicibacterium neoaurum VKM Ac-1815D:
- a CDS encoding ABC transporter permease yields the protein MSIKMSVRQQFPRLARSTKNWHAGWTRIGEQTQFYGRTLASAVDVLVHYKTELVRLIAAMSLGTGALAVIGGTVVIVGFLTISTGALVAVQGYNQFAQVGVEALTGFASAYFNVRLIAPLTAAIAMAATIGAGATAQLGAMRINEEIDALEVMGVRSLAYLASSRVLAGVIVVIPLYCVAVIMSFLAARFGTTVIYGQSTGVYDHYFRTFLIPTDLIWSFVQAVVTAVVIMLVHTYYGFTAGGGPAGVGEAVGRATRTSLVVAVCVTLLVTLSIYGQSGNFNLAG from the coding sequence ATGAGCATCAAAATGTCCGTGCGGCAGCAGTTTCCCCGGCTCGCTCGGTCAACGAAGAACTGGCATGCCGGGTGGACCCGCATCGGTGAGCAGACGCAGTTCTACGGTCGGACGCTGGCCTCCGCGGTCGATGTCCTCGTGCATTACAAGACCGAGCTGGTGCGGTTGATTGCCGCGATGAGTCTGGGCACCGGAGCCCTCGCGGTCATCGGCGGCACGGTCGTCATCGTCGGGTTCCTGACCATCTCCACCGGTGCGCTGGTCGCCGTGCAGGGCTACAACCAGTTCGCCCAGGTCGGAGTCGAGGCACTCACCGGGTTCGCCTCCGCCTACTTCAATGTGCGGTTGATCGCGCCGCTCACCGCGGCGATCGCCATGGCGGCCACCATCGGTGCCGGCGCCACTGCCCAGCTCGGCGCGATGCGTATCAACGAAGAGATCGACGCCCTGGAGGTCATGGGTGTCCGTTCGCTGGCCTACCTGGCATCCAGCCGCGTGTTGGCCGGCGTCATCGTGGTCATCCCGCTGTACTGCGTCGCGGTCATCATGTCCTTCCTGGCAGCACGGTTCGGAACGACGGTCATCTATGGCCAGTCCACCGGCGTGTACGACCACTACTTCCGGACATTCCTCATCCCCACCGACCTCATCTGGTCGTTCGTCCAGGCGGTGGTGACCGCGGTGGTCATCATGTTGGTGCACACCTACTACGGCTTCACCGCAGGCGGTGGGCCCGCCGGAGTGGGTGAGGCGGTCGGACGCGCAACACGCACATCCCTGGTGGTCGCCGTGTG